The DNA window GCCCCGCCCGGCACGCTGCGTGGGAAATTCGGCACGGTCTCGCTCGAACCAAACAGCGCCATGGCCATGAAAGACCAACGCTACCCGATTACAGAAATTGGCATCGCGAACTTAACGAAACGCTTGATCGAAGTTGGCGAACATGACAAACAATATGGTGAATGCGACGTGCAATTCTTCCAGGGCGCTAAGGTAAACGGTCAAGGGTGTACGGTCATCCAGGTCACGCATCCCGTGCCGCGCCGCAATTTCTTGTTCAACATCGCCCGGATCTACGTCGACGATCAATTGCAACTGCCCATCCGTTACGAAGCTTACGATTGGCCGGCGCAGGCGGGCGGCTCTCCCGAATTGCTCGAAGAGTACACCTACATGAATCTGAAGGTTAACCAGGGCCTCACCGACGCGGATTTCGATGTCCGCAATCCAAACTACACGTTTAATCTAAAGTAATTGAGTTCGTTTTCGAACTCATCTGGGCTTACTACGTTTGTCGAACATTCAAGGGTGACCTCGCTCTCGAGTTATTGCTCGGGCGCGAGGTCGTTGTGCTTAAAAATGCAGACATTCGGCAGACCCTTGCCAAATGCTCCCCAGCGACAAACAATCGAAGCAGCCTGGGGAGGAAAATGCATCGGATGAACAAGGTTTTCGGTGTAATCATTGGCGCCGTGTTGATCGCGGCGGCGCTCATGCTTGCCTACGTGGGCATTCGCCATCATTTAGGCTGGGACTGGAATCTTCCACGGCACGATTCCTCGGCGAATGGCGCCTCTGATCATGCTTCTCCTGTCGCCCTCGATAACGCTGCGCATCCGCTCGATGCCGCACTGGAGCTGGCCCGGCAAGTGCAGGAAAACATCGAGCACAACGTCCACGATTACACCGCCACCGTCGTCAAGCAGGAGCGTTACGCGGGGCAGTTAAAGCCGCCGCAATTTTGCGACATTAAAATCCGCAGCCAGCCCTTCAGCGTGTACATGAAGTTCGTTGCCCCTGAAGACGTCAAAGGGCAGGAAGCCCTTTACGTCGCCGGCGCTAACGATAGCAAGCTCATTGGCCACGCCGGCAGCGGAGCGGCGGCGCTGGTCGGTTCCCTGTGGCTCGATCCACGCGGACCCATCGCCATGCTCGGGCAGCGGTACCCCATCACCGATATGGGAATTGCAACTCTGACTAAAAAGCTGATCGAAGTTGGCGAGCATGATCGCCAATATGGCGAATGTTATGTCTGGAGGAACGATCAGGCGAAAGTCGGCGACCGGCCCTGCATTTCCATCACCGTGATGCACCCCCAGCGGCGCTCGGCCTTCATTTTTCACATCGCCCGAATTTTCATCGACAAAGAGCTGATGGTGCCGGTGCATTACGAGGCCTACGATTGGCCGGAGCAGGAGGGCGGACCGCCGCTGCTATTGGAAAGTTACACTTACGTCAATTTGAAACTCAATCCCGGCCTGACCGATGCCGATTTCGATCCGCACAACCCGGACTACCATTTCGGGCTGAAATAAGTCGTGGCTGCGGCCCGATCCTGCAGGTGACGGTGTGGCTTATCTGACCAAGCGACGAGTCTGGCAAGCGGCGCGCCTGTTGCTGATCGCTTATTTGCTGGTTATCGTGCTGATGATGTTCCTCGAAGAATCGCTGCTTTACTTTCCGACGAAGTATCCTGACGGCGATTGGAATCCGCCGGGCCTAGTGTTTGAAGATGCTTGGTTTCAGGCGGCCGATGGCGCCCGCCTGCACGGCTGGTTTGTGCCGTGCGATCATCCGCGGGCCGTGGCCCTGTTTGCCCACGGTAACGCCGGCAACCTTAGCCATCGGGCAGATTTGTTCATTCAACTGCATCGGCTGGGCATTGCCGTGTTGGCGTTCGATTATCGCGGTTACGGCCGCAGCTCCGGCGTGCCGACCGAATCTGGAATCATCGCCGATGGCCGGGCCGCCCGCACGTGGTTGGCCCAGCGGGCCGGCATTCCGGAAAGCGAAATCGTGCTGATGGGCGAATCGCTGGGCGGCGCGGTCGCTGTGCAATTGGCGGCCGAATCGCCGGCCCGCGGCTTGGTTCTGGAAAACACTTTCACCAGTGCGCCCGACGTGGCCGCTTTCCATTACCCTTGGCTGCCGGTAAAGCAGTTGATGCGAACCCGCTTCGACTCGGCGGCCGCCATCGGCAAATATCATGGCCCGCTATTGCAATTCCACGGCGATGCCGACACCATTGTCCCCTTCGCGCTGGGCCGCAAACTGTTCGATGCCGCCAACCAGCCGAAGCAATGGGTGGTCATCCCCGGCAGCGACCACAACGATCCGCGGACGCCTGCATTCTTTCAGGCGCTGGATCAGTTTATCGCCAACTTGCCGTCCACGGAGCCAAAAGCGCGCTAAAAGACTTGATCAAAAATCTCTCCCTTTGGGAGAGGGCGGAGTGAGGGGCTGAAATCCAGCGCAGATCGCGAGATGCCGCCGATTGACTGCTACCGCGGATACAACGCATCGCCTTGGCGAGTGGCGGTATCGCCGTGTAGATCGGATGCGCCGCCGGGACGGTCCGGCAAAATTAGCTGCGTCCCTGGACGTAAGTAATCGAAATCGTCGCCCAGGGCATCGCGGTTCAATTCATAAATTTCTCCCCAGCGCGCCGGTTTTCCCAGTTCGTGCCGGGCAATTTCGAACAGCGTATCGCCGTCCACCACCGTGTACACTCGGCCCGCCCCTTGCAGGCGGCTGTTGGCCGAAACCATCCGCTGCTGCAGGCTGGCCGTTAGCTTCCGCGGCTTGGGGCACAAATCCGGATACATTCGCCGAATCACCGCTTCGTCGGGCACCGTCAGCACTTCGCCCACTTTCAAATCGTCGGAATCTTTGGTGCGCTTACGGTTCAGTTCGAACAGTGCTTTGAAAAAGCCGCCGCTGCCGTACGCCTTTTCGCTGATAATCCAAAAGCTATCGCCCGGTTGCACCGCGTATTGGTCGCCGTCTCGCTGAATGCCTGTTGGCGGCGCGGTTGAGGTGGGCACTACCCCGGATGCCGCCCCGCGCGAAGTAAAATCACCCACGGCGCTGTCGCGCTGCGGAAAATCGCCGGGTGCGTTGCTTCGCGGCAAGTATTCGTTGGTGGGCACAGTGCGCGGCGTGAACTCGGACCCGGGAGTTGAATTGCGAACCGCAACACGAGGCTCCGGCGGCGCCGAATATCGATCGTCGCCGGCCGCGGACATGCCTGCCGATGGCGTGACGGTGGGAGCAGCCGCGGTCATGTTCGTTGGTATGCTTCGCAACCCATTGACCGGTGGATTTTCTGTTCTTGCGATGTCGCCGGCAGTTGAAGCATTCCCCTGCCAATTCGACCTTGGCGGCTCGCTGCCCGAGTTGTAATCGGCATGGGGTTGTGTTTCCGCGGCGGTGACGCGTGGGAACGGATCAACAGCCGCTACAGGTTGCGGTTGCGGGGTGACCGCGGTCGGAGTTGGGTGCGTGTCTTCGCTGGCCGTGTTGTAGCCGGAATGATATGGAACTGGTGTGTCAGATCGGGTCACGGTATCCCGCGATCGATTTGGATCATCTTGCGATCGAGAACCAGGTTCACCCGGGGTTCGGGAATTGTAACGATTTCCATCGGCCACTGGCAGCGGCTCGGCCAGCAACGATGGAGGCTGGCTGGAAGCTGG is part of the Pirellulales bacterium genome and encodes:
- a CDS encoding LysM peptidoglycan-binding domain-containing protein, which produces MAREAKMGLMFIGVLLAVFCALLVKRLTKHSNFPPMNLTAAAKGTDSPNLSHMPPQPTPPTLVTPQDDNSRPPEFAMNSHEGLNQNAGSVWNNPAPRPWQTEATSRDHNSPPASSQPPSLLAEPLPVADGNRYNSRTPGEPGSRSQDDPNRSRDTVTRSDTPVPYHSGYNTASEDTHPTPTAVTPQPQPVAAVDPFPRVTAAETQPHADYNSGSEPPRSNWQGNASTAGDIARTENPPVNGLRSIPTNMTAAAPTVTPSAGMSAAGDDRYSAPPEPRVAVRNSTPGSEFTPRTVPTNEYLPRSNAPGDFPQRDSAVGDFTSRGAASGVVPTSTAPPTGIQRDGDQYAVQPGDSFWIISEKAYGSGGFFKALFELNRKRTKDSDDLKVGEVLTVPDEAVIRRMYPDLCPKPRKLTASLQQRMVSANSRLQGAGRVYTVVDGDTLFEIARHELGKPARWGEIYELNRDALGDDFDYLRPGTQLILPDRPGGASDLHGDTATRQGDALYPR
- a CDS encoding DUF1571 domain-containing protein, which encodes MNKVFGVIIGAVLIAAALMLAYVGIRHHLGWDWNLPRHDSSANGASDHASPVALDNAAHPLDAALELARQVQENIEHNVHDYTATVVKQERYAGQLKPPQFCDIKIRSQPFSVYMKFVAPEDVKGQEALYVAGANDSKLIGHAGSGAAALVGSLWLDPRGPIAMLGQRYPITDMGIATLTKKLIEVGEHDRQYGECYVWRNDQAKVGDRPCISITVMHPQRRSAFIFHIARIFIDKELMVPVHYEAYDWPEQEGGPPLLLESYTYVNLKLNPGLTDADFDPHNPDYHFGLK
- a CDS encoding alpha/beta hydrolase, giving the protein MAYLTKRRVWQAARLLLIAYLLVIVLMMFLEESLLYFPTKYPDGDWNPPGLVFEDAWFQAADGARLHGWFVPCDHPRAVALFAHGNAGNLSHRADLFIQLHRLGIAVLAFDYRGYGRSSGVPTESGIIADGRAARTWLAQRAGIPESEIVLMGESLGGAVAVQLAAESPARGLVLENTFTSAPDVAAFHYPWLPVKQLMRTRFDSAAAIGKYHGPLLQFHGDADTIVPFALGRKLFDAANQPKQWVVIPGSDHNDPRTPAFFQALDQFIANLPSTEPKAR